The genomic DNA GTGGAATGCGTATCCTTGTCCGGATTTTCCCTCCCCTGTTTAGTACAACCTGCAGAAATTGAAACAACTGCTGCTACTAAAATAATGATTAAGATATTCCTGTCCATTCGAAAATACCCTTATTAACCCATCCCCACCCCTTCGATTTCTCTCAGGACAGGCCTTACCCTCTCCCCTTGAAGGGGAGGGGATTTTGGTAGGTTAGCATTATTTCTGCCTTTCCCTGAATGCCTGGGCTACCTCCCTGCCGGCATCTCTCTTCTTTATATCCTCTCTCTTGTCATAAAGCTTCTTCCCTTTTGCAACGCCTATTTCAACTTTTGCAATCCCCCTCTTAAAATAAACCTTGAGCGGTACTAAATTATACCCCCTCTGCTGTATCTTCCCGAAAATCGTGGAAATCTCTTTTCTGTGAAGAAGGAGCTTGCGTCTCCTCCCCTGCTCATGGTTGTTAATATTTCCAGCCTTATATGGACTTATATTGCAGTAGAGGAACACCTCTCCCCCCTCTACCCTTGCATGACCATCTTTCAGGCTCACCCCTCCATCACGCATTGACTTGATCTCAGTTCCCAGCAGCTGTATACCCGCCTCATAAGTGTCTTCAATAAAATAATCATGAAACGCCTTCTTATTTGATGCAACTAAACTTTCACTCACGACTTCATAACCCTTTAAAAAATAGAATAAATATTTGAATCCTAAGTAGACTTATGATAACATAGCGCATAGTCAAAGGCAAATAGACGTAATTTATCTATTGACAACCCCTTATTAGTTTTTTATGCTTGATAATTCAGCGCCGAAGTGGTGGAATTGGTAGACACGCATGTTTGAGGGGCATGTGGGTTTTCCCGTGGGGGTTCAAATCCCCCCTTCGGCACCAATCTCGTTATGACCTCATTAAGTCAAATCCTCTCTGACACTTCAGACAGAGCCGCACTAATAGACAACCTTAAGAGCTATCTATCGAAAAAACGTCAGGAAATACATGACCTTCATAAAGATGGCGCATCCGGTTTGTATATAACCACACGCATCTCCAGTCTTACCGACCGGATAATATCAGAACTTTATAATCAGGAAATGAAGAAGTATGAAAAATCACATGATATCTCTGTAGGGGATAAGTGCTCCGTTATCGCCGTCGGTGGTTACGGAAGAGGAGAACTGAATCCCTGGTCTGATATAGACATAATGTTTCTCTACCATGAAGATTTAAAAGATGCTGTGGAAACAATATCCACGAATATACTCTACTTGTTGTGGGACCTCAGGTTTAACATCGGTCACAGTTTACGGACAATAGAGGATTGCATTAAGATAGGCACCGCAGATTTTACCGTGAGGACTGCCCTTATGGAGTCAAGGCTGATCACAGGCAGTGAACCACTTTTCAGACAGTTTCAAATGACCTTTATGGAAAAGGTTATAGCAAGAAATGTACGTGCATATATTGATGAAAGACTTAAAAATATGCGTGAGAGATACAAACAGTACGGTACGTCCATTTACCTGGTCGAACCAAATGTCAAAGAGGGCAAGGGGGGGCTGAGGGATATTCACTGCCTGAGGTGGGTAACAATTGCACGATACAGAATAGATTCCCTGGCTGAATTTCATAAACAGGGGTATATCACCAATGTGGGATATAAGGAGCTTGCAGATGCAAAGGATTTTCTTCTCAGGGTCAGGAATGAACTGCACTTTCATTCCAATAAGGCATCAGATGTTCTTACAGTTGAAGATCAGTGGAGGATATCCAAACTCTTCGGCTATACTGACGAAGACCACCGCCTTGGTGTAGAGGCATTCATGAAAGACTACTACATGCATGCATCCCATATCCATGACATCTCTCAAAGGATGATAGAAAAGGCACTGCCTGTCCAGAAGTGGAAAAAGGGCATGGAGACCATAACATCCAGGTTTGTCAAACCATGCTATGTATTGACTAAGGATACAATACATGTGCCTGAGCGCCATCAGGAAATATTGTTAAGTGATGGCAAGAATGCCGTTTATCTGTTTTATCTTTCATTAATTCATAACCTCAGGATATCCACTCATACCATGAGTATGCTATACAGGAATTCGGCCGTAATACCAAATGATCTTTATAAGTCTCCTGGAATTAACCAGGTATTCCGGAAGATACTCTCATGGCCTCAGGGTGTTGCAGATACAGTCCGGGAGATGCACAGGGTAAAACTCCTTCAAAAACTGATACCTGAGTTTGAAAAAATATCATGTTATGCATCGTATGATTATTATCACAAATATACAGTTGATGAACACAGTTTTATAGCGGTCGAGACAGCTGAAGAGCTATTGCATTCTCATAGCTTTATAGCAAAGGTCTACAGGGAGATAAAACGAAAGGACCTGCTCCACCTTGCACTGTTGTTACATGACGCCGGCAAAGGCAGCGGTGAAGACCACTCAACCAGGGGTGAAAGGATAGCAGAGAGGGTTGGGCGGCAGTTAGGCTTTAACGATGAAGACACGGCCCTGCTTGCATTTCTTGTCAAGCACCACCTCATCATGCCAAACACAGCATTCAGGAGGGATCTGAGTGACACCAAGGTAATCCTTCTTATTGCAAGGCTTGTAGCAAGGCCGGAGGTACTGAAAAAGCTCTTTATCCTGAGTTATGCAGATATAAAGGCAGTAGGTCCGGAGACATGGAATGATTGGAAGGAACACCTCCTGAGCGAGCTATACAGTAAGGTAATGGAAGAGTTATCAGGCACCAGGACGATATATTCAGTTGAAGAAATACTTGTAAAGACAAAGAAGGACATCAGTGAAAAACTCTGCCTGATATACCCTCCTGTATGGCTTGATGAACAATTGCAGTATATGGAGTCTCGCTATCTCCTTATTACCCCGCCTGAGAAGATAATTAATCACCTCCATATGATTAACCGTCTCAATATTGATAAAGAGGAAAAGGTCCTTGTAGATGTAATCCTTGAAAAGGGCATGGCTGAGTTTACAGTTTACACCTATGACAACATTACGCCTGGACTCTTTTCAAAGATTGCAGGGGTTCTTGCAGCTGCAGGATATAATATCCTCGATGTTCAGATATATACGACACAAAAAGGGATCGTTGTAGACACCTTCCATGCCCAGGACCCCTACCCCGAAGGTGTATCATCGCAACTCCGTCAGGCCACAGTGAGAAAACATATATGCGAAGTACTGACCGGGACTACAACGGTAGAAACCCTGTTCAGGAAATATGCCAGTAAATTACCCAAGAGAAAAACCATCGCTATAGCAGCACAAACACAGGTTGAGATTGATAACGAGTCCTCAGATGATTTTACCATTATAGACGTATTTGCGGCAGACAGGCAGGGACTCCTGTACATAATTACCAGGACCATATTTGAACTGGGCCTCGCAGTATTCTCCTCAAAGATAGCCACACACGTTGAACAGATAGTGGATGTATTCTATGTAAAAGACATCAATGGCAGCAAGATAACAGATCATGACAGGGTCACAATGGTAAAACAGCGGTTACTCGAAGCCATTGAGGAGTATTCAAAGCTGTAAAGAAAGAGTTTGTTATGTTTTGGCTCGCCTTAAAAACGCTTTTTCATGAAAAAGGACGGCTTATGATAACCCTGATTGGGATAACATTTGCCTCGATCCTTGTTCTTGCACAGATCGGTATGTATCTCGGGATGATGGGAAATGCCACTTCAATTATAAGCCATATTGATGCAGATATATGGATAACCTCAAGAAATATTCAGAATTTTGATTTTGCAAATCCTTTTCCTGAGAACAGGATTAACCGGGTCAAGGCCCTGCCTGACATATTATGGGCAGAGAAATTACTCCTGACCTATGGGTTTCTTAAACTTTCAAATGGCGGCAGGGAACAGATTCAGATTGTTGGATTTAATCCGGACACAGGGGTAGGCGCACCATGGTCCATGTTGAGCGGTACTCCCTATGATGTTAAAGGTGGAAGATACATGATTCTTGACAAGACATCTGAACAAAGGCTTGGAAAGCTTGTCATCGGAACAACGTGGGAACTTACCCTTGCCAATCCTCATTCATTCAAGCTCGTTGGAATCTCTAATGGAATAAAGAGCTTTACCACCATGCCTATAATCTTCATATCCTATAATCAGGCAATGGATATTATTTCAGGATTCAGCGCTGAAAGAGATACTCAATTTATCGTGGCCAAGTTAAATAATAAAGAGAGGTTAAATGATATTGTTACCGAGTTAAGGAGTTCTATGAAGGATAATGATGTGTTTACCAAAGATGAGTTCATATGGAAAACCATTATGTACTGGACTATCCAGACAGGAATGGGGATGAGTTTTTTCCTGACTGCACTCCTCGGACTGGCAGTAGGCGGGGCAATAGTAGGCCAGACAATCTACGCAAATACTATGGAACATATAAGGGAATTCGGCACGCTAAAGGCAATAGGCGCAAGGAACATTGATGTTTATAAAGTCATTTTCAGTCAGGCAGGTTTAAGCGCTGTGATAGGTTATATCATGGGAGCAGTTTTTATACTTGCCGTAAAGAATGGATTGGAAAAGGGAGGTGTTACCCTGTATCTGAGCTTCCAGCTCTATGTATTGTTATTTATAATTGTTTTTTTAACATGTATACTCTCTGCATGGTTTTCCGTCAGAAAGGTCAAGAAACTTGACCCTGTAATGGTTTTCAGGGCATAGAATTGTGATGACAAATATACTTGAGGTCCGGGATGTCACAAAGATATATGAGGAAGGCAATACCAGGGTGAGGGCAATAGATTCCGTATCACTGGCCCTTAATAAGGGCGAGGTACTCCTTATCATGGGGCCTTCCGGTTCTGGAAAGACTACACTTCTATCAATGATGGGGTGTATACTCTCGACAACTTCAGGTGATATTATAATTGAAGATATCGTTGTGAACCATCTGCGGAGGAATTTACTTCCTGATATCAGGAAGCGATACTTCGGTTTTGTATTTCAGTCATTCAACCTGTTTCCATCCCTGAAGGCAGCAGAAAATGTAGAGGTTGTTCTCAGGCTTAAAAATTACAACAAACAAAGTATAAAGATGGAGGCGATGAATCTATTAGACAGGGTAGGACTTTATAACAGGGCTAACTTCTTTCCAAGGGACCTGAGCGGCGGAGAAAAACAGAGGGTGGCATTTGCGAGGGCGCTGGCAGGTAATCCCCCTATTATACTTGCTGATGAGCCCACTGCAAATCTTGACTCAAAAACCGGCCGGGAAGTTCTGGAGATTCTCAAAAGACTTGCTGAAGAATCAGATAAGGCAATAGCAATTGTGAGCCATGATCCCAAGGCAGAGGCATTGGCTCACAGGATTATATATATAGAAGACGGAAGGATTAAGCAGTGAAGAAATATCTGTATATAGCTGCTGGGATGTCACTTGCAATATCTATATACCTGATTTCAGGCCATGCAGCAAGACTATCGGCTACCGGGAACAAAAATGACAACGCCGCAAGCCGTAAAGCTCAGACCGCAGTCCCTGCATACGGGCGCTATGTAGCGGCTGAAGGCAAGGTCGAGACACTGCCGGGACGTGAAGTGGATGTAGGAAGCGAGTTTAATGGTAAGATTGAAAAGTTTTATGTAAAAGAAGGAGACAGTATAAAGAAGGGTTCAATCATCGCAAGGCTTAACAGCAAAGACTTAAAGGCAAGGCTGAAGGAGGCTGAATCAGACCTTATAGTAGCCAGGGCAAAATACAGGGAGGCCGCATCAGGTTCAAGAGAAGAAGAAATCAAAAAGGCAGATGCATTATTTGATGCGGCGGCTGCTGATGTTGATCTTGCGGCCAAGTATCTCACAAGACATGAGTTATTATTCAAGGATGGGTTAATCTCAAAGATCCAGTACGAGGAAAGTGAAAATAAATACAAGGTTGCAAAGGCAAGGGAACAAGCTGCAGAACAGGAAAGACGTCTGGTTGAAAAGGGACCTAAGGAGGAAACATTAAAGCTGTTGATGGACTCTGTAAATAAGGCTGAGGCATCTGTAGAATATGTCAAAACGATCATAGATAAGACCGTAATAACCTCACCAATCACAGGAAAGGTAATTCACAAATATCTTGAAGAAGGTGAGATTGTATCTGATGAATATCCTGTACTCTTGACAATTGCCGATGTGTCAAACGTAAGAATAAGTGCAGAAGTAGATGAAACGGACATAGGCTTAATTAGTATGGGAGATGCTGTTGAGATAACTTCAGATGCTTACAAGGGAAAGCCGTTTAAAGGGGAAATTCAGGAGATTGCAAGTTATGTGGGTGTCCGGGATATACGCCCCAATAACCCGGCAAAGAATCTGGATAAAAAGGTCATAAAAGTTAAGATAAAGCTCCTTGAAAAAACACCCCTTAAACTCGGTATGACCGTGGATGTCAGGATTAAACCGACCATCCGTTAAATAAGCTGCTGAAGGGATCATGTCTTGCAAAATCACATGCCGGGTTTTAATGATCTGTCATTACAGGATATGCCCCCACAGCCCGGGCTTATTTGCTGATCAGTCTGGCATTCAGTTTAATCTCAGTCCCGGTCAGGGCCTTTGAGACCGGGCAGGTCTTTTTTGTAGCTTCGGCCTTATCCAGGAATACCTTCTCGTCTATTCCAGGGACTTCGGCTTCAGTATCAAGTGTGATGGAGGTAATTTTAAAACCCTCTTCAAGTTTCTCAAACTTAACACTTGCATTTGAGTGAATACGTCGCGGAGAGAAACCGTCCTGAGCAAGCCCGTTCGCCAGGGCCATGGAAAAACAACCGGCGAGAGCCGCTCCTATCAGCTCTTCAGGATTGGTGCCAGTCCCCTCTTCAAATCGTGAAGAAAAAGAATATGCCCCTTCAAAGGCACTACTCCCCAGTTTCATACGGCCCTTACCCTCTTTCAGATTTCCTTCCCAAACAGCATCTGCTTTACGTACAGGCATAATTGATACCTCCTTGCATTTAAGTAGTTATTGATAATAACATAGCAACTTAAGTTAGTTAATGTCAACATTATAGTGCCACACGATTGTCACACGTGCATAAGAACCCTTGATTATGGTTTTACTTTAAAGATGCGTTATATTAGAGATTGACAGGTCATCACACTCCTGATATTTTAGCCTTATCAAAACACATTACCACATAGACAGCAGTAAACATGGATTCTTAATATAACTGATCCTTAATTAGGTGACTCATGCGGTTCATTAATTTTAAATGGCTAATATTTATCACTATCCTATCTATGTTAACTGCATGCGTCTCTGTATCCAAAAATATATTTGATCCTGCTGTCCTGTCGTCAAGTCAGAAATTTATTATGGTTAATAATGTCCCCGTCGTGTACACAGACGCGGGACATGGCGAAGCTATTCTCATACTATCTACTTATCCGTTAAGAACAGAATCATGGAGCGGATTAACCAGCCTCCTCAGCAAGAACTTCCGTATTATTGTGGTCGAGCCTCCCTGGCTGATGGAACCTGACGCTATGAACGGTGACTTCTCCTCCGAACACATACTCCAGATATACCGATCTTTTATCCGACAGATTGGGATCAAAAAGACTCATGTCCTGGGTGTGGGAGAAGGTGGCGGTCTCGCCGTTGCATTCGGCCATCATTTCCCTGAACATATTATAGCAGCGATAAGCATCAACGGGTTTGAAGGTGTGACCTGGTCAGAAGAATCGAAGTCAATGCTTGATCTGATATATTCTACTGAAGAAGATGGAATCATGAAGATGCTCAAGACTTCTTCTCTGCGGTACCAGCAGGAAATTCCTTCCGGTCCGGACATGAAACCAATAGTGAAAGCTCCCCGGAATAAGCAACTGATAAATGCCATACTTAAGCGTAGGGATGATTTTAAGCAGGATATAAGATCCCTCTATATAACTTCAATGATAGAGTACATTGACTTTCCTGTGATGATTATCCGCTCTGACAAAGATACCGTGCTTCCGGAGAGGTATACTGAGTGGTCACAGAATCGTATTCTCAGTGTCCGGTACGAGCTCCTCCCAAATGCCGGACATTTTGCATTTCTGGATCAACCTGAAAATACGGCTGAGCTGATACGTGAATTCATACAAAAATAACGCTCCAACCCGCATACATACTTTTGTGCTATTTACATTTCGCAGTAAGATGAAAAAGGTGTGGATTCTTCCACAATGCTTTTTAATTCTGATGTTATGGTGTAACCCGTACGTTTACGCCGATAATAATCATCAAAACTCATTACCTTATCATTATCAACTTTGGAATGATGCGAAGGAGCTTGCATATAAGCCTTTGCACTTTTCCAAAGCTCAATGGTTTCTCGCCGGAGGAGTCGTGGCGGCAACGGTACTTGCCCTGCCCTATGACGGCTGGATACGAGAAGAGTATACGGAGCACAAAAACGATTTAAACACCGATATAAGCGAGCATACAACTTCCTTTGGAGATTATCGTTATCAAATTCCCCTACATACTTATCTCTGGAGTCTGGGTACGGCATTTAATTACTTGCCCATGAAAAAGGCTGCTGCGGACGGTATAGAAGCCAGCCTTCTATCCGCGGGTCTTGTCACACCACTCATTACGGTCATCAGTGGACGTGCGCTGCCAATTCATAACGAGAAACCACTTAAATTCCATCCTTTCATTTTCAAGTCGGGCCATGAAAGTTTTCCCTCCGGCCACACAACCGAGGCCTTCGCTATGGCTGCTGTCTTAGATGCAAACTTTCGTCAAACATTTGGTTATTGGCACACACCTTTTCTCTTCGCTCTCTCCACGGCAACAGCATACTCTCGCGTTTATGATCAGAAACACTATTTGTCTGATGTCATC from Nitrospirota bacterium includes the following:
- a CDS encoding FtsX-like permease family protein, with the protein product MITLIGITFASILVLAQIGMYLGMMGNATSIISHIDADIWITSRNIQNFDFANPFPENRINRVKALPDILWAEKLLLTYGFLKLSNGGREQIQIVGFNPDTGVGAPWSMLSGTPYDVKGGRYMILDKTSEQRLGKLVIGTTWELTLANPHSFKLVGISNGIKSFTTMPIIFISYNQAMDIISGFSAERDTQFIVAKLNNKERLNDIVTELRSSMKDNDVFTKDEFIWKTIMYWTIQTGMGMSFFLTALLGLAVGGAIVGQTIYANTMEHIREFGTLKAIGARNIDVYKVIFSQAGLSAVIGYIMGAVFILAVKNGLEKGGVTLYLSFQLYVLLFIIVFLTCILSAWFSVRKVKKLDPVMVFRA
- a CDS encoding alpha/beta hydrolase; amino-acid sequence: MVNNVPVVYTDAGHGEAILILSTYPLRTESWSGLTSLLSKNFRIIVVEPPWLMEPDAMNGDFSSEHILQIYRSFIRQIGIKKTHVLGVGEGGGLAVAFGHHFPEHIIAAISINGFEGVTWSEESKSMLDLIYSTEEDGIMKMLKTSSLRYQQEIPSGPDMKPIVKAPRNKQLINAILKRRDDFKQDIRSLYITSMIEYIDFPVMIIRSDKDTVLPERYTEWSQNRILSVRYELLPNAGHFAFLDQPENTAELIREFIQK
- the smpB gene encoding SsrA-binding protein SmpB, with the translated sequence MSESLVASNKKAFHDYFIEDTYEAGIQLLGTEIKSMRDGGVSLKDGHARVEGGEVFLYCNISPYKAGNINNHEQGRRRKLLLHRKEISTIFGKIQQRGYNLVPLKVYFKRGIAKVEIGVAKGKKLYDKREDIKKRDAGREVAQAFRERQK
- a CDS encoding ABC transporter ATP-binding protein, yielding MTNILEVRDVTKIYEEGNTRVRAIDSVSLALNKGEVLLIMGPSGSGKTTLLSMMGCILSTTSGDIIIEDIVVNHLRRNLLPDIRKRYFGFVFQSFNLFPSLKAAENVEVVLRLKNYNKQSIKMEAMNLLDRVGLYNRANFFPRDLSGGEKQRVAFARALAGNPPIILADEPTANLDSKTGREVLEILKRLAEESDKAIAIVSHDPKAEALAHRIIYIEDGRIKQ
- a CDS encoding efflux RND transporter periplasmic adaptor subunit — translated: MKKYLYIAAGMSLAISIYLISGHAARLSATGNKNDNAASRKAQTAVPAYGRYVAAEGKVETLPGREVDVGSEFNGKIEKFYVKEGDSIKKGSIIARLNSKDLKARLKEAESDLIVARAKYREAASGSREEEIKKADALFDAAAADVDLAAKYLTRHELLFKDGLISKIQYEESENKYKVAKAREQAAEQERRLVEKGPKEETLKLLMDSVNKAEASVEYVKTIIDKTVITSPITGKVIHKYLEEGEIVSDEYPVLLTIADVSNVRISAEVDETDIGLISMGDAVEITSDAYKGKPFKGEIQEIASYVGVRDIRPNNPAKNLDKKVIKVKIKLLEKTPLKLGMTVDVRIKPTIR
- the glnD gene encoding [protein-PII] uridylyltransferase, producing MTSLSQILSDTSDRAALIDNLKSYLSKKRQEIHDLHKDGASGLYITTRISSLTDRIISELYNQEMKKYEKSHDISVGDKCSVIAVGGYGRGELNPWSDIDIMFLYHEDLKDAVETISTNILYLLWDLRFNIGHSLRTIEDCIKIGTADFTVRTALMESRLITGSEPLFRQFQMTFMEKVIARNVRAYIDERLKNMRERYKQYGTSIYLVEPNVKEGKGGLRDIHCLRWVTIARYRIDSLAEFHKQGYITNVGYKELADAKDFLLRVRNELHFHSNKASDVLTVEDQWRISKLFGYTDEDHRLGVEAFMKDYYMHASHIHDISQRMIEKALPVQKWKKGMETITSRFVKPCYVLTKDTIHVPERHQEILLSDGKNAVYLFYLSLIHNLRISTHTMSMLYRNSAVIPNDLYKSPGINQVFRKILSWPQGVADTVREMHRVKLLQKLIPEFEKISCYASYDYYHKYTVDEHSFIAVETAEELLHSHSFIAKVYREIKRKDLLHLALLLHDAGKGSGEDHSTRGERIAERVGRQLGFNDEDTALLAFLVKHHLIMPNTAFRRDLSDTKVILLIARLVARPEVLKKLFILSYADIKAVGPETWNDWKEHLLSELYSKVMEELSGTRTIYSVEEILVKTKKDISEKLCLIYPPVWLDEQLQYMESRYLLITPPEKIINHLHMINRLNIDKEEKVLVDVILEKGMAEFTVYTYDNITPGLFSKIAGVLAAAGYNILDVQIYTTQKGIVVDTFHAQDPYPEGVSSQLRQATVRKHICEVLTGTTTVETLFRKYASKLPKRKTIAIAAQTQVEIDNESSDDFTIIDVFAADRQGLLYIITRTIFELGLAVFSSKIATHVEQIVDVFYVKDINGSKITDHDRVTMVKQRLLEAIEEYSKL
- a CDS encoding OsmC family protein; the encoded protein is MPVRKADAVWEGNLKEGKGRMKLGSSAFEGAYSFSSRFEEGTGTNPEELIGAALAGCFSMALANGLAQDGFSPRRIHSNASVKFEKLEEGFKITSITLDTEAEVPGIDEKVFLDKAEATKKTCPVSKALTGTEIKLNARLISK
- a CDS encoding phosphatase PAP2 family protein; protein product: MKKVWILPQCFLILMLWCNPYVYADNNHQNSLPYHYQLWNDAKELAYKPLHFSKAQWFLAGGVVAATVLALPYDGWIREEYTEHKNDLNTDISEHTTSFGDYRYQIPLHTYLWSLGTAFNYLPMKKAAADGIEASLLSAGLVTPLITVISGRALPIHNEKPLKFHPFIFKSGHESFPSGHTTEAFAMAAVLDANFRQTFGYWHTPFLFALSTATAYSRVYDQKHYLSDVILGAGIGTSIGYWVAGQNHNVPSYIFIWPTPNGFVLVWEF